The Methanolobus sp. WCC4 genome includes the window TCAGCCTGTAACTTCCTTACAGACTAAGATCGCACACATCATATAACAGAAAGTCCTCATTTTTACATAAATAATAAATATAAAAACATTTTACATTTTATTGTATGGGTATTGGCATTAAACGCGGGTATGAGACCCTCCCCAACAATGATGTGATGTTCGGGGTCAGGGTAACCAATGATAGTGATCTTGTGATATCAGACGTACAGGTCATCCTTGATCACAACGAGTCACTTTTCAGCTTACAGGGAGACAGGATACAGAAACTGGACAACATCCCGCCGACCATACCGAGGACTGCAAAGTTCATTTTGAAACCACTTGGTTGCGTCCACAAAGAGAACATCGAGGCAACCATCAGTTATCGTGACCATAAATGGGAGAAGCATATGGTCAGCATGCGGCCAAAGGAGGTACATTGTGTATGTCCTTTCCTGCGGGCAAAACCAACAACGAGGAAAGAATTCCTCAATCTCACTGAGAAGGGTCACTCCATAGAAACTGGAATGAACTTCGAAGGAATAGGTGCCGAAGAGATAATCTCTTTTTTGATGCAGACATGTTCCACACGCCTCTATATTGTGGATAACTATCCTGTCAACGAAGGCAATATCATCTATTTCTCAGGTGAGTCCATAGGTGAGAAGGCATACTACCTGCTCACGGTCCTTGTTAAAGAGAACGAAGGACTCACTCAGATAATGTGCCGGGCGGTCTCGGATAAGACCCACGGGATACATGGGTTCCTCAATGAGATCGTCTTTGAGCTGAAACACCTTGTCAATACAGTCAACTCAGCAAAGGAGATAGGGATCATAAGGAACGAACAGGTCATCAATATCATCGATTCAGTGGTTCAGAGAACAAATTTCTCCACAGGACCCGGCAGCGGTTCTGTCAACATACAGGACAGCGTTGTGCAGAGAAGCGAGATCAGGCCGGGTCCACCATCTATACCTGCGGCTGCAGCAGTTCCAGCGGAAAATGAGGTGGTCGACCAGAAGTACGATGCATATATGGAAGAGATCAAGACCAGGAAAAAAGATGAGGAGCGGAGAAAGACAGTAGCCTCCGGTTCAGACCCGGGCGATCCAAAGAGCAGCAAAAAGAAGCTGCTGATGCCTCTCATGCTGGTATTCGCTGCATTTCTGGCAGGTTATCTGCTGGATAGCACACTGTTCATTGATGGTTCAGGCGATGACAACACAATATATCCTTCCACACAGGCATCCATTGTTGCGAGCACCCAGACAACTCAGGGAGAAGCTCCCAGCATGTACATAAAATACATTTATGGGAACAGGGCGAAGAACTCTGCTTCTGACATGTCCGATACCATCGACCTCCTGTGGGTGAAGGTCGGTCTGAACAGTGGCAGTGTGCCCATTGATATGACAGGGATGAGGATATTCGTGAGTGACGGGACGAATACCAATGAACTTGTCTATGCAGGAAGCGATGATTCCTTCGGTACTATGACCGAGTATTCTCCAAAGAACCTCAGGAGACTCCTCACCACTTCAGGGAACGCTGAGAACTATTTCACTGCTGAGGTAGTCCATGACAGCGACTCATCATTCTCGCAGACCAAGCCAATCATGAATGCAGGGGACCACATAGCAGCCCTTGTGTCAACGAGCTCTGACTCAGCCGCATCTGGCGGATACTACAAGCTCAGGGGAATTGATGTGTCCTCAGGACTTGAAAGGTCAGGACTTGATATCGGACCGGGAACTACTGTGAGTATAATAATAAAGGGAGAAACAGGAACACTTGTAAGCACTGAAATAGTCACACCTTCATCTTACGGAACTGAGGAAACGATATATCTCTACCCATGAGGAAAGCGGCGAGAAAGAAGGAGAAATAGTTCTTTTACTTCTTTGACTTGCTGTCGAACAGTTCCTTTGCGCTCTCAGCACATGCGATAGCATCTTTCTTTATCTGGCACTCCCAGAAGACCATCACGTCCCAGCCTTCAGCTTCAAGAGCTGCTTTTTTCTTTGCGTCCCTTTCTTTGTTCTTCCTGAACTTCTCAGCCCAGAAATCGGTATTTGATCTGGGGAGAGGCAGGTCACAGTGTGGGCAGCGATGCCAATAACAGCCATGAACGAAGATGGCTATCTTCTTTCCGGGATAGGCGATATCAGGCCTGCCTGGCACCTTCTTCCAGTGAAGACGATATCCCGGGATGCCTACTTCCCTCAGTGCCTTCCTGAAGATGATCTCGGGTTTGGTGTTCTTCCCGGTGTTCGCGCTCATCACTCTGGATGTGGTCTCGGACTCGGGGATGGGGGCACGGCCGTCTCTGATATACATGTTGTCAGAATATTTGTGGCGGAGGTATAAAAGGCAACCCTATTGGATCGAAGGTGTTATATTTCTAAAGGTCATTTCATGGAGCATGACCAAAAGGCGACTGACAGCGGCAGATTTCTTCTGCGGGGGCGGTGGATTCTCGGAAGGATTCAGACAGAACGGTTTTGAACTGCTCTTTGCCCTTGATAGCTGGCAGCCTGCCATTGATACACATCATCTCAACCATCCGGATTGCAATGCGGTCAGGATGGATATCCTTGAACTCGATACCCCGGAGAAGATAGACGAATTCGTTCCTGACGTGGACGTGCTTATCGGAAGTCCTCCCTGTGTCTCGTTCTCCGGTTCTAACAAAGCAGGAAAAGCCGATAAGAGCCTTGGTATCCAGCTTATCGAAGCATATCTAAGGATAATCGCGTGGAAGAAGAGCAAGGGCCAGCTAAAGTACTGGTTGCTGGAGAACGTCCCCAATGCAGGGAACTATGTTAAGGACAGATACACGTGGAAGGAACTCGGACTTCCGGGAAGCGGGGATGACCTTATTGTTGAGAGGAAAGAGGTGTTCAATGCAGCGTACTATGGCGCACCTCAGGCAAGGAAGAGATTCGTTTGCGGGGATTTCCCTCTCCCGGAACCCACATGCAGTGATGAGTCCGAATTCACCACCACACGACAGGTGCTTGAGGCTTTGAGGAATCCTTTTGAGAAGGACCATAGCGGAACCATAAGCGACCCGAGCTATGACCTGTCCGTGCCGGCTGATTCACTGACCGACCATTTCTATGACACGCGTGTGGCTGAGTTCGAGTGGAAGAAGGCCAGAAGGATGAAGGAGGACCACGGATTCATGGGGAAGATGTCATTCCCTGAGGATCTGGACCGTCCGAGCAGGACCGTCATGGCTACAATGTCGGCGTCTACCAGAGAGGCCATGATACTTGATGCTGTGGGAGAGGATGGAGAACATATCGGGTATCGCCTGCCCACCATCAGGGAAATCGCCTCTTTCATGTCGTTCCCGATCACATACCAGTTCCAGGCCAACAATGAGAGTTCCAAGTACAGGCTTGTGGGCAATGCAGTATGCTCCCGCCTGTCCTCTGCACTTGCAAGGGCAATCCTCATAGAGGAAGGTATCGAGCCGCCTGAGAAGTTCATCCCGCTGCCGGATACAAGACCGAACGTGGACCTCAGGGGCACTAAGAGGAAGCTGAAGACAGAGAACAAGAAAAAAACTGATGCAAAGTTCGCGATCCACATCCCCTACATAAAGATAAGGGGATTCAGGGTGGAGCTTAGCAATAAGGACTCCGATTTTGAAAAAGGCGATATCAAATGGTCCTGCATCCTGCATCAGGGAAGTGGCAAGAATGCCCTGAAGTGCAGCCCGGATGACTGTGACATGACAGGGCTGGTCCAGCAGATTCCCGGTTTCGATGGGTTCAAAGAAGACGTTCATGAAATGTTCAGTGAACTGGATATGGACCATACGCATCTTCAGGAGGCCTATGTTGCCAGATGCGAGAGCGAGTACATCACACCGGAACAGGCACTGGACATGATGAAGGAACTTGTGGACAGGCATTTCCCTGAGGAGGATGCCTTTGTGGACAATTCCGACAGGATGATCGCTATAGACAGGGACAGGGTTCCTGTGAGGGTGATCGCGGGTATGTATGCCTGTGATTATTTTGTTGAGTGCCTGGATTAAGAACGGGTAATTCGTATCTTTTTATTGTGGTTCATCGAACCACGGTTATTTTTTGTTGCTATCTACGTTAAACGTTAGCTTATTGTATGTACGTATTTTTTTAATACAATTTATAGAAAAATCGCTGAATTAAATTATTTTATAATGTAGTGCATCATATATACAGATGCATATGTCCAACAGGATCTACGATATGAGAACAGAAAGGACCATAATAGATCTCCTTGAGTCAAGACTCTATCCGGATATCTGCTCTGAACCGGTCAGATGGTACAATGACAGGTCCGATCAATTGAAAGGCAAGGATTGTGACCTTTTTTTCAATGGACTCACGGCTGCATCCGTTGATGTGAAATGCGCCCATGATCATGTCAGGACGGATGTCTCAGAAGGATCCCTCCCCACTTTCGCTTTTGAACTGAGCTTCTGCAACGGCGGCAAAGAGATACCAGGCTGGTTATATGACACCTCAAAAGAAACACGATATTACCTGCTGTCATGGATATGGGCAAAGAAGGAGAGATATTTCGGGCCGGAGGATATTCTCAAACTTGAATGCTGTCTTGTTGAGAGACAGAAGATACTTGCTTTTTTAGCCAGGAGAGGATTGTACCCCGAAAATGCTGTTGAGATCAACAGGATGATCAGAAGAAGTGGCACAGATGGACGATACATGGACAGGGACCTGAGAGGCGAGTTCCCCTTTATCGACATGGATGGGGGCTTCCATATTTATTATTCAAAGGATGGTAAAGAGGAGAAGCCAATTAATGTGATCATCTACAAGAAGCATCTGCTGGAACTTGCTGAGAAGAGCTTCACTTTGGATATGTAGGATGAACCTTTCGCAGTATCGTTCCTGTATTCCCGGTCACTTCCTTAGTTTCAAATAATAATTCTTCTGCGTGGCAATTTCGTCTAAGATCGAATGGAGTGATCTGGACCTTTCTTTGATGTCTGGTCCTTTTGAGTTCTTTTTCGCTTCATCCAGAGCTTCTTTCAATTCCTCGATCTCTAAAACGGTTGATGCAATACAATAATATCTCTTTGAACGGCCTTCATTGAATTCCTGCAACATTTCCTTTAGCAGTTGTTCTCTGGCCTTTTGAGACATTTCAAATTCAGTCACCCCGTTCTTCCGAATAAAGGCAATATCATCTTCAAGTTTCTGATAACACTTGAACGAATCACGCTTTTTCCCAAGCTCCCTGTGTTTTTCCCATTTTTCACAGGTTTCACTCTCTTTGCAATCCCAGCAGAACTCAAGTTCTTTTTTCTTTATTCCACAGGTGATAAAGGGACAACCTACGGCCATCCTTCCATCGCTTTTGCAGCCCAGGCACTGGCTTTTCGTATTCATGTGATAGTTTGGACAAAGCCTGCAGGAAAGCCCGCATATTCCTATTTCGGGGCATTTTATTTCCATGGGTAGTTAGTAAGTACGGCCTACTTTTAATATTTTTGTTAGCTCGGTGGAATTTATCTTAAACGTGATCAAACAAGGAAAACACAGAGAATACGCCGGAGTTTCTAATCGAGTAGTATCAGAAGGGGCTTTCGGATGGATGAACACAATTTTGGATAGGATTTGTGCTCACCTGTTCTCACGAAATTACTTCAATGAAAATCAATTTAATATACAATAACCGCTGATGATTAAATATGGAATACACAATCGTTCTTGAGCCAGCTGAGGAAGGTGGATACACTGCACGTTGTCTGGAACTCCCCGCAGCCATAAGTGAGGGCGATACCAGAAAGGAAGCAATAGAGAACATTAAAGAAGCCATTGAACTGGTGCTTGAAGTTACGGAAGAACAGGCAAAAGTATTTGGCGAAATCACTAAGGTTGAGATTGCAAGTGCCTGAACTACCAGCAATTTCCGGCCAGAAGACTATAAAAATACTGGTGAAACTCGGTTTTGTTGTAGTAAGGCAAAAAGGAAGTCATGTGTTTTTGCAGCGGGGGAATGATACCGTCACAGTTCCTTTGCACAACCCCCTTAAAAAAGGAACTTTGAAAAGCATTCTAAAACAAGCTAATGTTGACCTCGACGAGTTCATAAGAACCTGATAATAAGGAACATTAAGCCTTCACCAACAACACACACTTTTTTGAAAACATCTTCAGCTTGTCCATAACCACA containing:
- a CDS encoding very short patch repair endonuclease, with amino-acid sequence MYIRDGRAPIPESETTSRVMSANTGKNTKPEIIFRKALREVGIPGYRLHWKKVPGRPDIAYPGKKIAIFVHGCYWHRCPHCDLPLPRSNTDFWAEKFRKNKERDAKKKAALEAEGWDVMVFWECQIKKDAIACAESAKELFDSKSKK
- a CDS encoding DNA cytosine methyltransferase, whose amino-acid sequence is MTKRRLTAADFFCGGGGFSEGFRQNGFELLFALDSWQPAIDTHHLNHPDCNAVRMDILELDTPEKIDEFVPDVDVLIGSPPCVSFSGSNKAGKADKSLGIQLIEAYLRIIAWKKSKGQLKYWLLENVPNAGNYVKDRYTWKELGLPGSGDDLIVERKEVFNAAYYGAPQARKRFVCGDFPLPEPTCSDESEFTTTRQVLEALRNPFEKDHSGTISDPSYDLSVPADSLTDHFYDTRVAEFEWKKARRMKEDHGFMGKMSFPEDLDRPSRTVMATMSASTREAMILDAVGEDGEHIGYRLPTIREIASFMSFPITYQFQANNESSKYRLVGNAVCSRLSSALARAILIEEGIEPPEKFIPLPDTRPNVDLRGTKRKLKTENKKKTDAKFAIHIPYIKIRGFRVELSNKDSDFEKGDIKWSCILHQGSGKNALKCSPDDCDMTGLVQQIPGFDGFKEDVHEMFSELDMDHTHLQEAYVARCESEYITPEQALDMMKELVDRHFPEEDAFVDNSDRMIAIDRDRVPVRVIAGMYACDYFVECLD
- a CDS encoding DUF3795 domain-containing protein, which translates into the protein MEIKCPEIGICGLSCRLCPNYHMNTKSQCLGCKSDGRMAVGCPFITCGIKKKELEFCWDCKESETCEKWEKHRELGKKRDSFKCYQKLEDDIAFIRKNGVTEFEMSQKAREQLLKEMLQEFNEGRSKRYYCIASTVLEIEELKEALDEAKKNSKGPDIKERSRSLHSILDEIATQKNYYLKLRK
- a CDS encoding type II toxin-antitoxin system HicB family antitoxin, translated to MEYTIVLEPAEEGGYTARCLELPAAISEGDTRKEAIENIKEAIELVLEVTEEQAKVFGEITKVEIASA
- a CDS encoding type II toxin-antitoxin system HicA family toxin, which translates into the protein MPELPAISGQKTIKILVKLGFVVVRQKGSHVFLQRGNDTVTVPLHNPLKKGTLKSILKQANVDLDEFIRT